CTCCTAAACGAAAATCGATTGCTTTAGCCCTACTTCCCCTTAGTCTTGGGTTATTGATCAGCTGCAGCACTACAGAAGCCCCCTCAGACACTGAATCGCCAGCGTCCGACACCTCGACAGAGTCTCTAGATCGCTCGGTTGCTGATCCCAGCGCTACAACGGAGGAAAGTGCGGACAGCTCCGGCACCGAAACTCTAGCCTCTTCAGCCAGTTCAGGGAAAGTCGATCTGGCAGCCATCATTGGCACTGAAGATGATGGATGGCTCCCCAAAACTCTCTCGGAATATGATTTCAAGCGGGGAATGAGTCCCGAAGAAGTGGGCAAGATTATGCCTGGAGCTGAAAAGATCTCCAAGTTTGGTTTTAGCGAAGTCCCCGCCAATGGTGTCCCAGGTGTTGATAAGTACAAATTTAGCTTCCTCAAAGACAAAAAAGATCCAGATGGAAAGCGCACTTTATACAGTGTTTCACTCTTATTCGATCCGTCTATCAAAAAAGACCATCCCTATGACAAAGTTGCTTTAGCTTTTGCTGAAAAGTATGGCGAAGTCGAGCCTGAGAAAATTGAAAAGAAAATTGTGACTTGGGTGGGGCCTAAATTTGCCACCGCCCAATTTACCAACAGCATCAATAAGTTCGAAGGGTACGAATTTAAAATCGTTGTCCCCAAATCGTAAACACTCGTTCAGACACCCTAAGATCATGAGTACAGAGATTAGGGTGCTGAACTGAATGCAAAAACCCCATCAACCCAATCCCCCACCCCATCAACTTTCTCTATTAGCCTCTGATAGTCAGGCCCAACAGCTACAGATGCCTGATGCAGAGGTTTTGTTTTACCCCTGTCTGTTCAACGCTGCCGATTGTGAGCAAATGTTTTTAGCCCTGGAAGCAGAAATTGCGTGGCGACAGGACTCAGCCACCATCTTTGGCCGTCATCACTTTTTGCCTAGATTAACGGCCTGGCATGGCGATCCAGGTAAAACCTATAGCTATTCCGGTATTCGCATGGAGCCTTTGCCCTGGACATCGACGTTGCGCCAGATCAAGGCAGCAATCGAGCCTATTGCCCAAGTTGAATTTAATAGTGTGTTGTTGAATTTCTACCGTCACGGACAGGACAGCATGGGCTGGCATAGTGACGATGAACCGGAGTTGGGACCTAATCCGGTCATCGGTTCAGTGAGTTTGGGGGGCTGCCGACGATTTTTGCTAAGACATAAAATGGATAAATCAATCTCTAAAGTTGAACTCCATTTAACCAACGGTAGCTTGCTCCTAATGCAAGGCCCAACGCAGCATTTCTGGCAACATTATGTGCCCAAAACTAAAAGACCAGTTGATCCGAGGATTAATCTAACGTTTCGAGTGATTCATTAAATCACAAGGTTTGATGGGAGCTTCCTAATCACCGCTGTCTTCAGAAATTGGCATCAATCGCAGCAGAGTCTCCAATCGCTACCCACCAACCCAATGGAGAAGCTCCTATAAGATTAAGTGAAGTCGCGTTTTAGAATAATGGGTTGCTGATTGGATGTCTCATCCGCGGGTCTTTCCCCTGACTTTACTAGCTATGCTTGCCTTTGCCGGAAATTCTATCCTGTGTAGGTTAGCGCTTAGAGCCACTCCTATTGATGCAGCAACATTCACATCGATTCGGATCGTCTCCGGTGCGATTATGTTGGGATTGATCACGCAAATAAAGGGTGGAGGCCTTAAAGCTGGAGGCAGTTGGCTATCTGCCTTAGCACTTTTTATTTATGCGGCGGGCTTTTCGTTTGCTTACATCCAGCTATCTGCAGGTACGGGGGCTTTACTACTCTTTGGGGCAGTACAGGTCACCATGATGGGATATGGATTTTGGACGGGAGAACGCTTAAAGAAACAGCAAATTTCTGGTTTTATCTTGGCGCTGGTGGGGCTGGTGATTTTTTTGTTGCCAGGTCTCTCTGCTCCCCCACTACTGAGTTCTGGACTAATGATGGCTGCGGGTGTGGCCTGGGGAATTTATTCCTTACGAGGTAAAACTGCTAGCAATCCCATGGGCATGACGGCTGGCAACTTTTTAAGAGCAGTCCCTTTTACTGTGGGGCTAAGTCTGTCGATGGTTTCTGACGCTACGTTAACCATTACAGGCTGTTTATACGCAGTCGCAGCGGGCGCAGTCACCTCAGGTCTGGGATATACCATTTGGTACACGGCCCTAAAAGATTTGACCGCAACGTCTGCGGCAACGGTCCAACTCAGTGTGCCTGTCATTGCTGCTGCAGGAGGGATGCTTTTCCTCGGTGAACACCTGACCCTGCGCCTGTTCGTTGCTTCCTGTACCATTCTTGGAGGAATTGCTCTAGCAATCTTGGAGAAGCCTCAAACTGAAGCAACCTGAGTCAATAACTCTTTTACGTAACCTAAGTTCGGGATGTTCACAGATGCTAGAGTCTCAAGCCCATAAATCTTGTCACTACTTATCTGTCTATGAACGCCAAGGAGACAGCTTTATTGAAGAGCACAAGCTCATAGACTTTGACCCCAGAAACTTCAGTATAGAATTTGGCCTTGATATTTCTGACGATCCAGAGATGATTTTTGTCTATCCGCTAAAAGAAGAGCACGTTAGGTATTTGAGTCGTTTGCTACTGAATCAAGTCATATTTGATTTTGGTTGTTATGAGTATTTTTTGGAACCATACGCAGACAAGAGCTGATAATTTTAATGATGTAGGTAGGTTTATAGGTGTGATGCATAGTCAAATCCTCCCTTTAGTTTCAGCCCAGCTGACTGATGCTCAATAGCCTTTGCGCGTTTGTACCTTTAACAACAAAACCAATTCAGCGAGTTTTCTCCTTCATTAAAATACGAATCCTCTTATGACGACAGAAGCTACCCCCACTTCTAACAGCTCGATTAAACTTGAGCCGAGCTGGAAAGCAGTGCTGGAAGACGTATTTGCCACGCCCTATATGCAGGAGCTGAAACAATTTCTCAAAGCAGAAAAGGCTGCTGGCAAAACGATTTACCCCCGTGGCTCACTGATGTTTAATGCCATGGACAGTACTCCCTTTAATCAAGTCAAAGTCGTGATTCTCGGACAAGACCCCTATCACGGCCCCAGGCAAGCCCACGGTTTATGCTTTTCCGTCCCAGAGGGCGTTGCTCCACCCCCTTCTCTGATCAATATTTTCAAAGAAATTGAACAAGATCTAGGCACAAAACCACCCAGGCATGGCTGCCTGCAAAGCTGGGCAGACCAAGGCGTACTACTACTCAATAGCGTCCTAACCGTGGAACAGCATAAAGCTGCTTCACATAGAGGCAAAGGTTGGGAGCAATTTACCGATGCCATTATCAGCGCCTTAAACCAGCAACGCGAAAATCTCGTCTTTCTGCTGTGGGGCAGCTATGCGCAACAAAAAGGGAAGATTATTGATCGCAGACGCCATCTAGTCCTGATCTCGCCCCATCCATCACCGTTATCTGCCCATCGGGGTTTCTTTGGTAATCAGCATTTTTCTAAAGCGAATGCGTATTTGCAAAAAAACGGTATTGAACCTATTTCTTGGTCCCTATAGTGGCGTCGACTCAGAATGACTGGCATTGTTCATTTTAGGGTTATAGATCTAGTCCACAGTTGAGTGACATCAAGACGTTTTGAGATCTCGGATATAGCGATCAGGGATACTCAATCAATCTACCCATCACGAGGGCTGTTTTGCCAATATCCGAAGCACCCGCGATCAACATGAATTCTGAGGTACCCTGAGCCACTCGATTAAAGGCATTGAGCAAGGTTTGAACGCCTGTGTCACGATCATAGAGTTTCTCGGGTATCAAGATGAGATCGCATACATCGTTCCGAGTCTTAGATTAACCGAGACTTGATTAATTGGTCATTCTTGTAAGATTTTGCATCTATGGCAGCAAGAACTCGGGCAATAAGTTCTTCTGGACTTCTCGCAGCGTTTTATTCACTGAACGCGCCATTTGAATATGAGGTTCATCGGGTTCAATCGGGGCAATTACTGCAGGAGCACCCTGCCCCAATTGGCTAATCACGTGATTGGCCGCTTCCAGACCCGTAACATAGGCTTTTTCCTGGGACCAAGATCCGTGGCGGGTCACCACCCAGTCACCACTCATATATAAGTTGTTAATGGGTGTTTGAGCGGGTAACAAATACCGATAGCTCCCCGGTGCAAAGTGAGTTACCGCTCGGGGTAAGCGAATCACGCTGGAATCTACCACTTTCGCCTCTCGAAAATCGGGTAAACAGGTGGTGAGATCCTTTTGGACCATGGAAATAATCTCATCGTCTTCCATAGCCAGGAACTGATTGGCATGGTAGAAGTCTGCCTCAATCACCGTTTCAGGCTGATCGCGATAGTCATCATGAAGGGCATTGAGATCAAAGAAGGTAGAACCTGTGGTGGGATGGAAGCCAAAACAAGCATTCGACGGTTGGGGGACATCGACTTTGCGGTCGAACCAGAGACGAGTGGCTAATATATCCACTGCACCCAGGTTCATGATGTCTCGGAACTGAGGATGTTTTTGTAGTGTAGAACTGCCGCGAACGATGTTTTTCATCCCGGAAATCCCCACAGAGAAGATCACGGCATCGGCTTCAAATATTTCATCTCCACAAATCACGGCATCCGCTTGGCCTTGATCATTGAGTCGCACATCCGTAACCCGACGCTGGGTGAGGATTTTGCCCCCTGCATTGGTGATGCGATCGCACCAGGGTTTAAAAATCTTTTCTCCCACTGTGCCCCGACACCAAACCACATCAAAATCAGCCTGATGGGCGAGGATAAAATAGTAGAGCATTCCTAAAGCTGCAGCAGCAGAACACTGCTCACCCGGAGCAAACAATCCCACCAACAGCATGGGTTCAAAGGCATCTCTGTAGAGTCGTGCTGAAACGCCATAGCTCTTGAACATTTCTCGGGCGGTCACAGAGTCGTAACGTCGCCAAGCCTCATCGGAATTATCAAAGTCGATGATTGGATACATCATCGTAAAAGCGGACAGCCGATCAACCAGCGGCAAGCGGGGAAACTGAGGGTAAGCAAAGGTTCCCAAAGGCATGGGTAAGCGCTGTTCATTCTGAAAAATAGGCGACACCGCTTCCAGTCCGGCAGGGGAATACTGGGATGATTTTGTCCAGTTCGTAAATGGATCGAGCCCTAACTCATCGACCAGACCAAAAATATTTTTATAAGGGTACCAAAATCCGTGAATCCCAGCTTCTACGGGCCGACCTCCAGCCGTTTCCCAGCCTGCCACGAGGCCGCCAGGATAGGAGCCTGCTTCTAAGAGGGTGACATCATACCCTTGAGAAACGAGGTGATAGGTGGCACCCAGGCCAGCCCAGCCAGCACCCACGACGACAACACGTTTTTTGGAGTCTGAGGTCATAGCGTCTAGAGATTGAATGATTAGTAACCGATTACCGTATTTACCATGACATGAAATCTACGGTCTTTGCACGAATAAATGGGGCAGAGTTGTGTATCAGACTTGTCCTTAGCAAGCGAGAAATATACAGGCTGCAAGAGTCTATCAATTACCATTTCAGGGATCTTGAGGGAAGCAAGAAGTGTTGTAGGTAATTATTGTAGGGAATGTTAGAACTGTCATGACTTTCGTCGGTTTCGCGCCTGTATGCTGCGTCTCTTAAATTATGTTGCTTAAACGACTTTCTACTGGCTTTAGTCATTGGTTTAGGCTTCAGCCTGATGCTATCGCTATCCTGGGCTACTCCTAGTCGAGCCATTGCACCGTCTGATGTTCCCAACCCTCGCCAAGACAATGGTTGGGTGATGGATATGGCTGATTTGCTGAGTCCTGATAGCGAAGCAAAGCTGAATCAGATGATCACGGCATTAGAAGAAACCAATGGGGCAGAAATTGCAGTGGTGACCGTCCCCAATACCAAGCCGTCCGCATCGCCCGAAGCATATACGACAAAGTTATTTAACACTTGGGGCATCGGCAAGAAAGGGTTAGATAACGGCGTGTTGTTTATGGTCTCTAAGGAAGACCGACGGGTCGAAATTGAAACGGGTTATGGCCTAGAGTCCATCTTGCCGGATGCCCAAGTTGGCAATATTATTCAAACCCAGGTGACCCCTCAGTTCAAGCAAGGCAACTTTGATGGCGGTATACTGCAGGGCACTCAAACCATCATTAGAGTCCTAAAGAATCCAGCCTCATCATCCTTCAATCAGCCTGACAAGCGAGTTGAAGAGCATTTTAATTCGATGGTGGTGATTGGTTCTCTCATCGTCATGGGACTCATGGGCCTTGCCGCTAAAAATGTGATCCAAGTATGCCGGAACCTACATTCATCAAGCTCAACAGCAGGCAGCAACTTATCTTGCCGTTCCTTGGGAAGGGCTGTGAAAAATATTATCTGCTCTGCTAGCTAGCCTGCTGAATGTAGGTTGTATGGTGCGATTCCTCCTAAAAAATACTGAAAAAAACCGATTGCAGTTGCAGCACTTGTCATCCACACTTAAAGCAGCTAAGAGCAAGCCAATCCCATATTGACTTAGCCCGCTACCAGTACGAGGTCCATAGGAGTGGAAGCGCTGTGTCACAGCATGAACAGCTTATCGACGCTGCAACCAAGGCCATTTTTAAGTGCGATAACGAGTATCTAAGAACCATCGAAGTGGATGTACTAGAAGCCTGTCTTGCAGGTCTCACCTACGAAGAGATGGCTGAGAAACTCGACTACTCCAATCGCTATATTGCCGGTGATATTGCACCCGCTCTTTGGGCGAAACTCACTCGGGCTTTGGACGAAAAAGTCAGTAAGTCTAATTTGCGAGTCGCCCTTGAACGTCTGCATCAACGCCAGCCATCCCAGGAAAAACGAGCTTCCTATTGCCCCTATCCAGAGGGGCCAGTCCCTCTAAAGTCTTCGTTCTACATCCACCGATCAGAGATTGAACATCGCTGCAGCCAAATCATTACGAATCCGGGGACTTTAATCCGCATTAAGGCGGCCAAAGGCATGGGCAAAACCTCCTTAGTCAATCGGATCTTGAAAACTGCGGAGGCCCATCCACTCCAGACCCTCTACCTAGACTTTCGGTGGGCTAGTCAAGCCTCCATCAACGACTTGGAACGCTTTTTGCGCTGGTTCTGCTTCCAGATGGGGCGTCAGCTAGGGCTAGACAATCAGCTCGATGACTATTGGGACACGGAACTACTCACCAGTATTGATAACTGCAGCCAATATTTTGAAGACTATCTGCTCCCCAATATAGAAGCGTCCCTTGTATTAGCCCTCGATAGCGTTGAGCAAATTTTCCCTTACCCAGAGGTGGCGGGGGATGTCTTAAGGATGCTGAGAAGCTGGCATGAGAAGTCTAAAAGTTCGGCAACCTGGGAAAAAGTGCGGCTGGTGATCACCCATGCCACGGAAGACTATGTGTCGCTCGATATCAACCATTCTCCCCTGACGAATGTGGGAGAACCCATTACCTTGTCCCCATTTACAGTCGAACAAGTTCAGGCATTAGCAGCACGTTATGAACTGCAGTGGCAGCAATCAGAAGTGGAGCGTCTGCAGAATAGGGTGGGTGGGCATCCCTATCTGATTCATTTAGCCCTCTATAAAGGGGCCGTTGAAGGCAAGTCTTGCCAAGAGATTCTGGAGACCTCAGATCAAGAAATCGGCATTTACTTTAACCACCTGCTCCGGTTGAGGGAAGAATTGATTCAGTCCAAGGATTTAACGGCTGCCTATCTTGCGATCGCAAATTCACCCACCGGTATCGAACTCAACTCCCTGCAAATTTATCACCTGCAAAGTCTAGGCCTAGTAAAGCTCAAGGGCAATCTAGTGTTACCCTCTTGCAGTCTCTATCAGCAGTACTTCCAGCGAGAGCTAAGCCGAGATGCGATCGCATAATGTAGCGGAACCGAACTATCGGTATCAAGTCGGAGGCAGCCTGCCCGCTTCGGCCCCCAGCTATGTCACCCGAAAGAGCGACAACACCTTCTATGACCATCTACAAAACGGCGAATTCTGCTACGTGCTTAATTCTCGCCAGATGGGTAAATCCAGCTTACGAGTGCAAACAATGCACAAGCTGCGTGGGGAGGATGTTGTCTGTGCAGCCATTGACCTGACCGGCTTTGGCACCCAGGGCATCACCCCAGAAAAATGGTATGGCGGTTTTATCAAAGCCCTCGTCAGTGACTGCCAACTAGACCTAAACTGGCGAGCCTGGTGGAAACAGCAAGATCCGGCGACTCCGGTACAGCGGCTGCATACATTTATCGAGCAGGTTTTACTCCCAGGGATTCCGCAAAGCATCGTCATTTTTATCGATGAAATCGATCTGATTCTTAGCCAGAACGTATCCGCTGATGATTTTCTGGCATTGATACGGTTCTTCTACAATCAGCGGGTGGATCGACCCGCCTATCGACGCCTCACCTTTGCTCTGCTAGGGGTAGCTACGCCTTCTGCCCTGATGAAAGACCATGAGCGGACGCCCTTCAATATTGGCCAAGCCATCTATCTAGAAGGGTTTCAGTTTCAAGAAGCTCTCCCCCTCTCTCAGGGCTTTAGAGGTAAGGTTCAAGACCCCGACCAGGTGCTCCATGAAATCCTGGACTGGACTGGAGGACAGCCCTTTCTGACCCAAAAGCTCTGTCAACTTATGGAGTCATCCCTTCGGTCAAATCCTGAAATCACAGTAGAGCAGGTGGTTCAAACTCAGATTCTGGAGAACTGGGAAGCTCATGATGAGCCAGTGCATTTGAGAACGATTTGCGATCGCATCCTCTGTAACGATCATAAATCGGTACAGCTCTTGGGGCTTTACCAAAAGATTACGAACAGCAAGGTCACCACTAAAAGCAGCCCTGAGCAAATTGAGCTGCGCCTATCAGGTCTGGTGAAAGACCAAGCTGGAACCCTACAGGTCTATAACCGCATCTATGGTCAGATCTTTAATCAACACTGGATTGAGGCAACCCTCCTAGATTTACGCCCCTATGCCTCTGCATTTAATGCTTGGGAACAATCTCACTCCCAGGCAGATAAGCTCCTGGAGGGCAAGGCCCTAAAACAAGCGCTCAACTGGGCCGTGGGCAAAAGCCTCAGCGATCAAGACTATGACTTTATTCGCCTGAGCCAGGTCAAAGCAGAGCGAGAAAAACTACAGCGCAACATTTTCCTGCGGAACTTGCTGACGGCTGTGGGCTTGGGAGGATTATTGATTGGAGGTCTTATCTGGGGTAGCGATCGCTGGCTAGCGGATCAAAACCAGCAAGCCCTAACAACGATAACGACACTCCATAAACAAGTCGCTCGGGCCAAGCGAAATCAAAATCAAACGGAAGCTCTCTTTCTCGCCATTCAAGCAGGGCAAAAACTCCGCAACCTAGTTCAGGAGCAACCAATTGCTAGCTATCCCACCACCACACCCCTACTGGATCTGCAACAACTCTTGAAAGACCAAGAACGGCCAGACTCCAAGCAGAAAAAAGAAGACCGCTGGAATCTAGAGACTCTGAAAGAAGAGGCGATCTGGGATTTAGATATTAGCCCGGATGGAAAAACCATTGCCGTCTCCGGTTGGGGCAGTTCGGTCCGCCTCTTACAAAACAGTCGCCAACAGGAACTCACCCATCCCGATTCAGAGATGGTGATCAGCACGGACTTTAATCCCAAAAAGGATCAGGTCGTCACCGCCTCTCTCAATGGCAATGTTCGCCTCTGGTCCACGTCTGGGCAAGCCCTCCAACATTGGAACACCCAACAAGATGCCATTTGGAATACTCGCTTTAGTCCCAACGGCCAGTACCTCGCCACAGCAGGATGGGATGGCACCGTTCGCCTCTGGGATTTAGAGGGAACGCAGCGGTTTCAGACTTCACAAAAACACCAAGGCCCCGTTAAGGATATTCGCTTTAGCCCCGATGGCAAATGGCTGGCTACCGCAGGGGAAGATGGTGCTATCCAACTTTGGCAACTGTGCTTAGGAGCTAACTGCTCAAAATCGGATGACGCTCAATCCCTGGACCTTCACAAAATATGGAAAGGACATAGCGGTTGGGTTTGGAGTCTAGATGTCAGTCCTGATAGCAAAATCCTGGTTTCTGCTGGCGAAGATGGCATTGTTCGATTTTGGGATCTTGATAATCCGAATACCCCACCCCAACGATGGCAATACGGGCAAGGCCGTATCACTCAAATTCGCTTTAGCCCCGATGGCCAGTGGTTAGCGATTAGCGGCTGGGATGGAACGGTACAGATCCGCGATCGCAACGGCAGAATTTTTTCTCAATGGCAAAGCCGTCGCCCAGTCACGAGCCTGAGCTTTACCCCCGATCAACAAATGCTTTTGGTGGGAACCGTTATGGGGGATGTCCATCAATGGCCCATTAACTCTCTCGATCAGCTTCTCAAGGAAGGATGTCAAACCCTTAAAACACTTAACGCCACCCAGGCCAACAAAGTGTGTTCCTAGCAGATGTTGTAAATACCCATCACCGAAACTGCCCTACCTGCTCTTGAATCAGATTGACATTACTGCGATCGATAAAACTAGGCCCAGTGGAAATAATCGGACTGGGGGGGCTAAACCCATGGCGTTGAATCCAGGTGAGCCATTGCACCGTTAAATACCCTTCCAAATAAGGCTGCTGGTCGATGGCAAATAGTGTAGTTCCCTGCTCAATTGCGGTGAGGATAGTACGACTAAGATCAAAGGTGCCGTGGCTATAGGCACCTTTTCGATTGCGGATAACCTCATAAAAGGGGACTGCTGCTTCTGGACCTAGGGTCAAAAAGAGATTGGTCTCGGGGTTCTTTGATAGATAACGCTGCAAAATTTTTTTTGATTCCGCTGGATTGGGCGTAATGTTGACCCTCTCCGCTTCAATATCAGATTCGCTCAATGCATCGAAAAAACCTTGGCAGCGAGCCTCCAAATTTAAAGCACCGGGCTGGTGGTTAATACAGGCTCCCTTAATGCCAGGCGGAGACTCGGCCAATAAGCGCTTTCCGGCTTCGTATCCACCTTGCCGTTCATCTGGTCCGATATAGGCTCGGTAGGGAATATTGTCTTGTTCTGGTCCTGAACCCGCATTGTAGGCAATCACCGGGATATTAAACTTCTGCACAGCCTTAGTTAGGGGCGCTCGGAACTTATCTGGATCAATTACGGCCACCCCAATAGCATCGGGCCGGGTCTCGACTGCTGCTTCAATTAATCGCGTTACCGCATCAGGGTCAAAGGTATGGGGACGGCGAATTGTCACCTCAACGCCTAGATCCTGGGCGGCATCATGGATACCCGTTTCTACCACACACCAAAAATAGGCCCAGGGACAGGACGCATGCTGAATCAAAGTCAGATTTAGAGTCTTAGCTTCAGTCTGCACCAGGGTTGGATTGTCTAAAGGTGCTGTTGTCGAGGGCGACAGCCGGCAAGCAACCATCATCACCAGCAATAGACAGATCACAATCGTTCGACGCACAAGACCCTCAACAGCATGAACTTCAGCACAGAAGAATTATATCGCTCTTAAAATTGCAACCTGAAAAAACCAGAAAAAGCTGATTCCAACTCCTGAAATAGCAGAAAAAACCTCATTGTTGATCACAAAAATATTACAGATAATGAGAACAACAACTGAATTAGAGAGATTAATAAATGGCTTTTTAACTTTGGAGAAAGCAGTAAGTCAAGATTACAAATCAAAAATTTAAGGCTCAAGAAACAAAGCAATTCAATACACAAATCTAGAATGCACTTAGCAATCATTAGCTACAGTTTCATTCATTGCAATCCTACTAATTGCTTATCCAGTTTTTCACTAAATGATCCACGATCATGTCATGTTCATCGTTAGAAAGGCAGAGCGGGTCATTAATAGAACATCTTCTCGATATCTTATTTTCACTGCAGAGAAACGTTTGAAAATACAGGTTCTATAGCGTTAATCAAATTCAATGCTTCTAATATTCATGACCACACAAACGAAGGAAAAACCCATAAAGTGAAAGTCGCAAAAGCAAGAGTTCTTTCTCTTTTAAGGCATAAAAAATATCATCGATCTCCAGGAGTAATTAAAATAATTCACCATTATTTTCTCAACAAGAAAATCTAAGAGATTTCACAGTTTTATCTAGAGGATTACGTAAACAATATGAATCGCACAAAAACAGTCGTCAGAGC
The Acaryochloris marina S15 genome window above contains:
- the ung gene encoding uracil-DNA glycosylase — its product is MTTEATPTSNSSIKLEPSWKAVLEDVFATPYMQELKQFLKAEKAAGKTIYPRGSLMFNAMDSTPFNQVKVVILGQDPYHGPRQAHGLCFSVPEGVAPPPSLINIFKEIEQDLGTKPPRHGCLQSWADQGVLLLNSVLTVEQHKAASHRGKGWEQFTDAIISALNQQRENLVFLLWGSYAQQKGKIIDRRRHLVLISPHPSPLSAHRGFFGNQHFSKANAYLQKNGIEPISWSL
- a CDS encoding alpha-ketoglutarate-dependent dioxygenase AlkB encodes the protein MQKPHQPNPPPHQLSLLASDSQAQQLQMPDAEVLFYPCLFNAADCEQMFLALEAEIAWRQDSATIFGRHHFLPRLTAWHGDPGKTYSYSGIRMEPLPWTSTLRQIKAAIEPIAQVEFNSVLLNFYRHGQDSMGWHSDDEPELGPNPVIGSVSLGGCRRFLLRHKMDKSISKVELHLTNGSLLLMQGPTQHFWQHYVPKTKRPVDPRINLTFRVIH
- a CDS encoding YgcG family protein, whose amino-acid sequence is MLSLSWATPSRAIAPSDVPNPRQDNGWVMDMADLLSPDSEAKLNQMITALEETNGAEIAVVTVPNTKPSASPEAYTTKLFNTWGIGKKGLDNGVLFMVSKEDRRVEIETGYGLESILPDAQVGNIIQTQVTPQFKQGNFDGGILQGTQTIIRVLKNPASSSFNQPDKRVEEHFNSMVVIGSLIVMGLMGLAAKNVIQVCRNLHSSSSTAGSNLSCRSLGRAVKNIICSAS
- a CDS encoding sugar ABC transporter substrate-binding protein: MRRTIVICLLLVMMVACRLSPSTTAPLDNPTLVQTEAKTLNLTLIQHASCPWAYFWCVVETGIHDAAQDLGVEVTIRRPHTFDPDAVTRLIEAAVETRPDAIGVAVIDPDKFRAPLTKAVQKFNIPVIAYNAGSGPEQDNIPYRAYIGPDERQGGYEAGKRLLAESPPGIKGACINHQPGALNLEARCQGFFDALSESDIEAERVNITPNPAESKKILQRYLSKNPETNLFLTLGPEAAVPFYEVIRNRKGAYSHGTFDLSRTILTAIEQGTTLFAIDQQPYLEGYLTVQWLTWIQRHGFSPPSPIISTGPSFIDRSNVNLIQEQVGQFR
- a CDS encoding FAD-dependent oxidoreductase encodes the protein MTSDSKKRVVVVGAGWAGLGATYHLVSQGYDVTLLEAGSYPGGLVAGWETAGGRPVEAGIHGFWYPYKNIFGLVDELGLDPFTNWTKSSQYSPAGLEAVSPIFQNEQRLPMPLGTFAYPQFPRLPLVDRLSAFTMMYPIIDFDNSDEAWRRYDSVTAREMFKSYGVSARLYRDAFEPMLLVGLFAPGEQCSAAAALGMLYYFILAHQADFDVVWCRGTVGEKIFKPWCDRITNAGGKILTQRRVTDVRLNDQGQADAVICGDEIFEADAVIFSVGISGMKNIVRGSSTLQKHPQFRDIMNLGAVDILATRLWFDRKVDVPQPSNACFGFHPTTGSTFFDLNALHDDYRDQPETVIEADFYHANQFLAMEDDEIISMVQKDLTTCLPDFREAKVVDSSVIRLPRAVTHFAPGSYRYLLPAQTPINNLYMSGDWVVTRHGSWSQEKAYVTGLEAANHVISQLGQGAPAVIAPIEPDEPHIQMARSVNKTLREVQKNLLPEFLLP
- a CDS encoding DMT family transporter → MSHPRVFPLTLLAMLAFAGNSILCRLALRATPIDAATFTSIRIVSGAIMLGLITQIKGGGLKAGGSWLSALALFIYAAGFSFAYIQLSAGTGALLLFGAVQVTMMGYGFWTGERLKKQQISGFILALVGLVIFLLPGLSAPPLLSSGLMMAAGVAWGIYSLRGKTASNPMGMTAGNFLRAVPFTVGLSLSMVSDATLTITGCLYAVAAGAVTSGLGYTIWYTALKDLTATSAATVQLSVPVIAAAGGMLFLGEHLTLRLFVASCTILGGIALAILEKPQTEAT
- a CDS encoding AAA-like domain-containing protein, with product MSQHEQLIDAATKAIFKCDNEYLRTIEVDVLEACLAGLTYEEMAEKLDYSNRYIAGDIAPALWAKLTRALDEKVSKSNLRVALERLHQRQPSQEKRASYCPYPEGPVPLKSSFYIHRSEIEHRCSQIITNPGTLIRIKAAKGMGKTSLVNRILKTAEAHPLQTLYLDFRWASQASINDLERFLRWFCFQMGRQLGLDNQLDDYWDTELLTSIDNCSQYFEDYLLPNIEASLVLALDSVEQIFPYPEVAGDVLRMLRSWHEKSKSSATWEKVRLVITHATEDYVSLDINHSPLTNVGEPITLSPFTVEQVQALAARYELQWQQSEVERLQNRVGGHPYLIHLALYKGAVEGKSCQEILETSDQEIGIYFNHLLRLREELIQSKDLTAAYLAIANSPTGIELNSLQIYHLQSLGLVKLKGNLVLPSCSLYQQYFQRELSRDAIA
- a CDS encoding AAA-like domain-containing protein, coding for MRSHNVAEPNYRYQVGGSLPASAPSYVTRKSDNTFYDHLQNGEFCYVLNSRQMGKSSLRVQTMHKLRGEDVVCAAIDLTGFGTQGITPEKWYGGFIKALVSDCQLDLNWRAWWKQQDPATPVQRLHTFIEQVLLPGIPQSIVIFIDEIDLILSQNVSADDFLALIRFFYNQRVDRPAYRRLTFALLGVATPSALMKDHERTPFNIGQAIYLEGFQFQEALPLSQGFRGKVQDPDQVLHEILDWTGGQPFLTQKLCQLMESSLRSNPEITVEQVVQTQILENWEAHDEPVHLRTICDRILCNDHKSVQLLGLYQKITNSKVTTKSSPEQIELRLSGLVKDQAGTLQVYNRIYGQIFNQHWIEATLLDLRPYASAFNAWEQSHSQADKLLEGKALKQALNWAVGKSLSDQDYDFIRLSQVKAEREKLQRNIFLRNLLTAVGLGGLLIGGLIWGSDRWLADQNQQALTTITTLHKQVARAKRNQNQTEALFLAIQAGQKLRNLVQEQPIASYPTTTPLLDLQQLLKDQERPDSKQKKEDRWNLETLKEEAIWDLDISPDGKTIAVSGWGSSVRLLQNSRQQELTHPDSEMVISTDFNPKKDQVVTASLNGNVRLWSTSGQALQHWNTQQDAIWNTRFSPNGQYLATAGWDGTVRLWDLEGTQRFQTSQKHQGPVKDIRFSPDGKWLATAGEDGAIQLWQLCLGANCSKSDDAQSLDLHKIWKGHSGWVWSLDVSPDSKILVSAGEDGIVRFWDLDNPNTPPQRWQYGQGRITQIRFSPDGQWLAISGWDGTVQIRDRNGRIFSQWQSRRPVTSLSFTPDQQMLLVGTVMGDVHQWPINSLDQLLKEGCQTLKTLNATQANKVCS